Proteins from one Verrucomicrobiota bacterium genomic window:
- a CDS encoding co-chaperone GroES has protein sequence MATATATSVKPLGARVLVKRVEAESISAGGIVLPETAQEKGQHAEVITLGTGGKDDNGNAIEFTVKVGDTVLISKYGGTEVKVGGEELLILSESDVLGILEG, from the coding sequence ATGGCAACAGCAACTGCTACCTCCGTGAAACCGCTTGGAGCCCGTGTGCTCGTAAAGCGTGTCGAGGCGGAATCCATTTCCGCTGGCGGCATCGTGCTCCCTGAAACCGCTCAGGAAAAGGGACAGCACGCCGAGGTCATCACCCTCGGCACCGGCGGCAAGGATGACAACGGCAACGCAATCGAGTTCACCGTCAAGGTGGGCGATACCGTCCTCATCTCCAAATATGGAGGAACCGAAGTGAAAGTCGGCGGCGAAGAATTGCTCATTCTTTCGGAATCCGACGTCCTCGGCATCCTCGAAGGCTAA
- the groL gene encoding chaperonin GroEL (60 kDa chaperone family; promotes refolding of misfolded polypeptides especially under stressful conditions; forms two stacked rings of heptamers to form a barrel-shaped 14mer; ends can be capped by GroES; misfolded proteins enter the barrel where they are refolded when GroES binds) translates to MAKQLQFDESARQALLRGVEKLARAVKSTLGPSGRNVILDKKFGSPTITKDGVTVAKEIELEDPYENMGAQLIREVSSKTSDIAGDGTTTATVLAEAIYREGLRNVTAGANPTSLQRGILKASEAIVAKLHEISKAVDDSKEIAQVATVSANWDEEIGQIIADAMDKVGKDGTITVEEAKSIETSLDVVEGMQFDKGYLSPYMVTDTTSMEASLDNAYILLHEKKISSLKDMLPLLEKVAQSGRPFLIIAEDVEGEALATLVVNKIRGTLNVAAVKAPGFGDRRKAMLEDIAILTGGRVITEDLGIKLENVTLDDLGSAKRVSIDKESTTIVEGAGTSEDIAGRVSQIKRQIEETTSDYDREKLQERLAKLAGGVAVINVGAATETEMKEKKARVEDALHATRAAVEEGIVPGGGTALLRAQAATDGLDVSGDEAIGADIVRRAIEAPLRQLAANAGREGALIVEQVKNASGNMGYNVATGELTDLIASGVVDPTKVTRSALQNAASISGLLLTTECLITDLPEKEEPAPAGHDHGGMGGMGGMGGMM, encoded by the coding sequence ATGGCTAAACAACTTCAATTCGACGAGTCCGCTCGCCAAGCGCTCCTGCGCGGCGTGGAAAAGCTCGCCCGTGCCGTCAAAAGCACGCTTGGGCCCAGCGGTCGCAACGTCATTCTCGACAAGAAATTCGGCAGCCCCACCATCACCAAAGACGGTGTCACAGTGGCGAAAGAAATCGAACTGGAAGACCCCTACGAAAACATGGGCGCACAGCTCATTCGTGAAGTCTCCAGCAAGACCTCTGACATCGCCGGAGACGGCACCACCACCGCCACCGTCTTGGCCGAGGCCATCTATCGGGAAGGCCTCCGCAACGTCACGGCCGGAGCCAACCCCACCTCACTCCAACGCGGTATCCTAAAAGCCTCGGAAGCCATCGTGGCCAAGCTCCACGAAATTTCCAAGGCAGTGGATGACTCCAAAGAGATCGCCCAAGTGGCGACCGTCTCCGCCAACTGGGACGAGGAAATCGGCCAAATCATCGCTGATGCCATGGACAAGGTCGGCAAGGACGGCACCATCACGGTGGAAGAAGCCAAGTCCATCGAAACCAGCCTCGACGTGGTCGAAGGCATGCAGTTCGACAAGGGCTACCTCTCCCCCTACATGGTGACCGACACCACCTCCATGGAAGCTTCCTTGGACAACGCCTACATCCTACTCCACGAGAAAAAGATCTCCAGCCTCAAGGACATGCTTCCTCTGCTGGAAAAAGTGGCCCAAAGCGGACGCCCCTTCCTGATCATCGCGGAAGATGTTGAAGGCGAAGCCCTCGCCACCTTGGTGGTCAATAAGATCCGTGGCACCCTGAATGTGGCCGCTGTCAAAGCCCCCGGCTTCGGGGACCGCCGCAAAGCCATGTTGGAAGACATCGCCATCCTCACCGGTGGCCGCGTCATCACAGAAGACCTCGGCATCAAACTGGAAAACGTCACCCTCGACGACCTCGGCTCTGCCAAGCGCGTCAGCATTGACAAAGAATCCACCACCATCGTGGAAGGCGCTGGCACAAGCGAAGACATCGCCGGCCGCGTCAGCCAGATCAAACGCCAGATCGAAGAAACCACGAGCGACTACGATCGCGAGAAACTCCAAGAGCGCCTCGCCAAACTGGCCGGCGGAGTGGCCGTCATCAACGTCGGTGCGGCCACCGAAACGGAGATGAAGGAAAAGAAAGCCCGCGTCGAAGACGCCCTTCACGCCACCCGCGCCGCGGTGGAAGAAGGCATCGTCCCCGGAGGCGGCACAGCTCTCCTTCGCGCGCAAGCAGCCACCGATGGCTTGGACGTCTCTGGCGATGAAGCCATTGGCGCCGACATCGTGCGTCGCGCCATCGAAGCGCCCCTTCGTCAGCTCGCCGCCAACGCGGGTCGCGAAGGCGCCCTTATCGTGGAGCAAGTCAAGAACGCCTCCGGCAATATGGGTTACAACGTCGCCACCGGCGAACTGACCGACCTCATTGCCTCCGGTGTCGTGGATCCCACGAAGGTGACTCGCAGCGCCCTGCAAAACGCCGCGTCCATTAGCGGCCTCCTCCTCACCACGGAATGTCTCATTACGGACCTTCCTGAGAAGGAAGAGCCTGCTCCGGCCGGACACGACCACGGCGGAATGGGTGGCATGGGCGGAATGGGTGGCATGATGTAA
- a CDS encoding thioredoxin-like domain-containing protein, giving the protein MTKRPTYPMSSVVFLFFLLLSSVHAEFKTWKSQDGREAIMQLVRVFEQNGEIAGEFDVQGGPRITLLATQLSPESAQELKSAFADQSPPEEESPTTAFSKLLDGNLETLQGKSLRRAGEVATPKKYYVFFYTASWCGYCQDFSPDLVAFYNENKNENFEIVLITRDSSEDAMEEYAFSKSMPWPHLKLRKVEDFEEEFSHGVNGIPAVMVCKTDGTLVGNYRSNLNGLKKLVQ; this is encoded by the coding sequence ATGACGAAACGACCTACCTACCCCATGTCCTCAGTCGTCTTCCTGTTTTTCCTTCTACTGTCTTCGGTTCACGCTGAGTTCAAAACATGGAAATCCCAAGATGGCCGCGAAGCCATCATGCAATTGGTGAGAGTCTTTGAACAGAATGGAGAAATCGCAGGAGAATTTGATGTCCAAGGCGGACCCCGTATCACCCTGTTGGCGACCCAACTTTCTCCAGAAAGCGCCCAGGAGTTGAAGTCCGCTTTCGCCGACCAGAGCCCTCCTGAGGAAGAAAGCCCCACCACCGCCTTTTCCAAGCTCCTTGATGGAAACCTCGAAACTCTTCAGGGGAAATCCCTTCGACGGGCCGGGGAGGTCGCCACGCCCAAAAAATATTACGTTTTCTTCTACACGGCCTCGTGGTGTGGCTATTGCCAAGACTTCAGTCCCGATCTGGTGGCGTTTTATAACGAAAACAAAAATGAAAATTTTGAGATTGTCTTGATCACCCGGGATAGCAGCGAGGACGCCATGGAAGAGTATGCCTTCAGCAAATCGATGCCGTGGCCTCACCTGAAACTGCGCAAGGTGGAGGACTTCGAGGAAGAGTTCTCCCACGGGGTCAACGGCATTCCTGCGGTCATGGTTTGCAAAACCGATGGCACTCTCGTGGGAAACTATCGCAGCAACCTAAACGGCCTCAAGAAGCTGGTTCAGTGA
- the tyrS gene encoding tyrosine--tRNA ligase, producing MKSVEEQKEALCQGAAQIISEKELLNKLARNQPLRVKLGVDPTAPDIHLGHTVVLEKLRQFQEWGHQAVLIIGDFTATIGDPSGRSATRPPLSREEVLAHAETYTAQAFKVLDRDRTEIVYNGDWFRQMTYEQVLRLNASVTMQQMLQREDFRNRIEKGQEVRLHEIQYPIVQGWDSVEVKADVEIGGTDQLFNILVGRDLQKEQGMEQQVVLCMPLLEGTDGVKKMSKSYGNYIGVADSPDEMFGKVLSISDQLMRRYYLLLLGQEMDDSVHPMEAKKSLAGQLVARYHDQEAARAAWANFEARFGQNDQEATWPEVTISQTAAETGLLAIVSEAYAKGFQSQRSNADLRRLVQQGSVQLNGEKLEDPKIAPALKPGDLLKLDKKRSVRIA from the coding sequence ATGAAGTCGGTCGAGGAACAAAAGGAGGCCCTTTGCCAAGGCGCGGCCCAGATCATATCGGAAAAAGAGCTCCTGAACAAGTTGGCGCGAAACCAGCCCCTTCGAGTGAAACTCGGGGTGGATCCGACCGCCCCCGACATCCACCTCGGCCACACCGTTGTCCTGGAAAAGCTCCGTCAGTTTCAGGAATGGGGCCACCAAGCCGTCCTCATCATCGGCGATTTCACCGCCACCATTGGCGATCCATCAGGGCGCTCCGCCACCCGCCCTCCCCTCTCCCGCGAAGAGGTCTTGGCCCATGCCGAGACCTACACCGCCCAGGCCTTCAAGGTTCTCGACCGAGACCGGACCGAGATCGTCTACAATGGTGATTGGTTCCGCCAAATGACCTACGAACAAGTCCTCCGGCTGAACGCCAGCGTCACCATGCAGCAGATGCTCCAACGAGAGGATTTTCGCAACCGCATCGAAAAAGGCCAGGAAGTCCGCCTCCATGAAATTCAGTATCCCATCGTCCAAGGCTGGGATTCGGTGGAAGTGAAAGCGGACGTCGAAATCGGCGGCACCGACCAGCTCTTCAACATTCTGGTAGGCCGAGATCTTCAGAAAGAGCAAGGCATGGAGCAGCAGGTCGTGCTCTGTATGCCGCTCCTGGAAGGAACGGATGGGGTCAAAAAGATGTCCAAAAGCTATGGCAACTACATTGGGGTGGCCGACTCGCCGGACGAGATGTTTGGCAAAGTCCTCAGCATCTCGGACCAGCTCATGAGACGCTACTACCTCCTGCTCCTCGGTCAGGAAATGGATGACAGCGTCCACCCCATGGAAGCCAAGAAATCGCTCGCCGGCCAGTTGGTCGCTCGTTACCACGACCAGGAAGCGGCGCGCGCTGCGTGGGCCAATTTTGAAGCCCGCTTTGGTCAAAACGACCAAGAGGCCACTTGGCCCGAGGTCACGATCTCTCAAACCGCAGCCGAGACCGGCCTCCTCGCCATCGTGAGCGAGGCTTACGCCAAGGGTTTCCAAAGCCAACGGAGCAATGCCGACCTACGCCGCCTGGTGCAACAAGGGAGCGTGCAACTCAATGGCGAAAAACTGGAAGATCCCAAAATCGCCCCTGCTTTGAAGCCGGGTGATCTGCTCAAGCTTGATAAAAAAAGAAGCGTCCGCATCGCCTAA